In Deinococcus arcticus, a genomic segment contains:
- a CDS encoding replication initiator protein A — protein MMSSLHFFFFFFNQSGKIIIKPLKILPRHHDDLNLSRLNLIVALDQVEMQEWSVTSEFRGRIVRISCESGVKHAVPHGLDSDVSAALINLYIEEGMPEDGRLTVAATALLQLCGWHKSGKYLGLLRGCLERLHQASYTVSGGWRDHPNRRWTHAKFHFIESLNFTTLDGVGRFDERSMIVLRLADDVVSSIRSGYVKPLDSEFMSTLSRPRTRVLYRVLDAARIDPEDPERQVDTLTFPVLVWGDQCKIPSDAQAWRVIRALSAPHEELIKRGYLADVVLSGRGKDQTVRYEFARDFTRVDPALMRKFREYGVADGMVRKLVRDHGEPFLAETVARFAALIA, from the coding sequence ATGATGTCATCACTTCATTTCTTTTTCTTCTTTTTCAATCAGTCCGGTAAAATCATCATCAAGCCCTTGAAGATCCTGCCGCGCCACCACGATGACCTGAATCTCTCACGCCTCAACCTGATCGTGGCTCTCGACCAGGTGGAAATGCAGGAGTGGAGCGTGACCTCCGAATTCCGGGGACGAATCGTCCGCATCAGCTGCGAGTCGGGTGTGAAACACGCGGTTCCGCACGGCCTGGACAGTGACGTGAGCGCGGCGCTGATCAATCTCTACATTGAAGAAGGCATGCCTGAAGACGGCCGCCTGACGGTAGCGGCCACCGCCCTGTTGCAGCTGTGTGGCTGGCACAAGTCCGGCAAGTACCTGGGATTGCTCCGAGGATGTCTGGAACGCCTTCACCAGGCGAGCTACACGGTGTCCGGCGGCTGGCGTGATCACCCGAACCGCCGCTGGACGCACGCCAAGTTTCACTTTATCGAGTCCCTGAATTTCACCACCCTCGATGGTGTGGGGCGGTTTGACGAGCGGTCGATGATTGTTCTGCGCCTGGCCGATGACGTGGTGTCGAGCATCCGCAGTGGGTACGTCAAACCGCTTGACTCGGAATTCATGTCCACCCTTTCGCGGCCGCGGACGCGGGTACTCTACCGCGTGCTGGACGCCGCCCGGATTGATCCCGAAGATCCAGAGCGGCAGGTCGACACGCTGACTTTCCCTGTGCTCGTCTGGGGCGACCAGTGCAAGATCCCCAGTGACGCGCAGGCGTGGCGGGTCATCCGTGCGCTCAGTGCCCCGCACGAGGAACTGATCAAGCGGGGGTACCTTGCCGATGTGGTGCTGTCGGGGCGGGGCAAGGACCAGACCGTGCGGTATGAATTCGCGCGTGACTTCACCCGCGTCGACCCGGCCCTGATGCGCAAGTTCCGGGAGTACGGTGTGGCCGACGGCATGGTGCGTAAACTCGTCAGGGACCACGGCGAGCCGTTCCTGGCGGAAACGGTGGCCCGCTTTGCAGCTCTGATCGCCTAA
- a CDS encoding right-handed parallel beta-helix repeat-containing protein: protein MTEIYPEGTRLADKYTIREVVWQGPHEVLYRAQTDWGQPALISTFVIPNADAPSGQRLKQAFIRNARLLAQVQHRHVVRVLDLINEPHGPAVVFEDRLQTTLRSTLGVPLRPEAVGPITRTLFEALAAAHSQALLHARISPDTVWLDAQGEPVLGHFGLVTIALQEGRQAVASDPRYAAPERLAGGQLTPQTDIYALGATLLEVATGMTLPPASARQQGVPLPVLPAHVPGPVAQALQEALVLEASSRAVSASEVLEHLDRQVQSAQVAEEDTVPVQPEPPVETRPHAPPTGRSLPAQTPRKTIPPGLVWGVLTGLLLVGGTAAVLSRTASGFRSTTGPATVTSAAEPAMVADPAALSSAPAMPAEAADQVLRTEVVNTTTLNLRAEGNNTAAVLATLNRGASVEVYEVQGEWLRVQTSTGTRGWVNGTLTLPLISAEDTAVVVNAMQRGGTVELARGAYRLEAPLLLNRSVTVTGAGAKASVLFSSAPEDTVILQQADVTLMALGVTHIGGTPARTLLQDGGTLTLQSVLLSGAVRDSDAAEYGSGLWVKGGGEAEIDRATFTDNAFGLYVTDTSTVQVHASSFTANREGGLLFKDDSSGEVTTSAIEGNLAHGVHVFGAASPSFTENQIRRNRGRGMTVYGEGTPTVTRNTFEENGLQGIGVQDTAEPIMIKNTIQGNKESGITYFDNSGGVAQNNTIQANLTAGVRVTQYAAPTLDGNTITRNKENGIGYSDFASGDATGNTITNNEKPGISAWGDALPLLQNNVVADNRQSGIIMAERSTGRVVGNEITGNLLYGLIVTGQAAPEVVQNTVTGNRKGGIFYKQQAAGSGYGNSCYDNGGGDLLAELDQDNEGPEFSQDGCSVSY from the coding sequence ATGACTGAGATTTATCCCGAAGGCACACGTCTGGCTGACAAGTACACCATTCGAGAGGTCGTCTGGCAGGGTCCACACGAAGTGCTGTACCGGGCGCAGACGGATTGGGGGCAGCCGGCGCTGATCTCCACCTTCGTGATCCCGAACGCCGACGCGCCCTCTGGGCAGCGGCTCAAACAGGCATTTATCCGAAACGCACGGTTGCTGGCGCAAGTTCAGCACCGGCATGTGGTTCGCGTTTTGGATCTGATAAACGAACCGCATGGCCCCGCGGTCGTGTTTGAAGATCGGCTTCAGACCACCCTACGCAGCACACTGGGCGTCCCACTTCGGCCGGAGGCTGTTGGCCCCATCACGCGAACCCTGTTTGAAGCGCTGGCGGCTGCGCACAGCCAGGCGCTGCTTCACGCCCGGATTTCACCTGACACGGTCTGGCTTGACGCGCAGGGTGAGCCAGTGCTGGGGCATTTTGGCCTGGTCACCATCGCCCTACAAGAAGGCCGCCAGGCTGTTGCCTCTGATCCACGTTACGCCGCGCCTGAACGGCTGGCGGGTGGACAGCTAACGCCCCAGACGGATATCTATGCCCTTGGTGCCACCCTCCTCGAAGTGGCCACTGGAATGACCCTTCCCCCCGCCAGTGCCCGGCAGCAGGGTGTGCCCCTACCGGTGTTGCCGGCCCATGTGCCTGGACCAGTTGCTCAAGCGCTCCAGGAAGCCCTTGTGCTGGAAGCGTCCTCCCGGGCTGTCAGTGCCAGCGAGGTACTGGAGCATCTCGACCGTCAAGTTCAAAGTGCTCAAGTTGCAGAGGAGGATACGGTTCCGGTGCAGCCCGAGCCACCGGTCGAGACCAGGCCCCATGCACCTCCCACCGGGCGGAGTCTGCCTGCCCAAACCCCACGCAAAACGATTCCCCCAGGTCTGGTGTGGGGCGTCCTGACCGGGTTGCTGCTCGTTGGTGGGACGGCCGCCGTCCTGTCCCGCACCGCGTCAGGCTTCAGGAGTACAACAGGTCCGGCAACTGTTACCAGCGCCGCAGAGCCGGCCATGGTCGCCGACCCAGCAGCCCTTTCGTCTGCGCCGGCAATGCCGGCCGAAGCGGCCGATCAGGTGCTCCGTACGGAAGTGGTGAATACCACCACACTCAACCTCCGTGCGGAAGGAAACAACACCGCTGCAGTGCTGGCCACCCTCAACCGCGGAGCTTCTGTCGAGGTGTATGAAGTCCAAGGGGAGTGGCTCCGTGTTCAGACGTCGACAGGAACACGCGGCTGGGTGAACGGCACCCTTACCCTGCCACTGATCAGTGCAGAGGACACCGCCGTGGTTGTCAACGCGATGCAGCGGGGCGGCACGGTGGAGCTGGCCCGGGGCGCGTATCGCCTTGAAGCGCCGTTGCTGCTGAACCGGTCAGTGACTGTGACGGGCGCCGGTGCAAAGGCCTCTGTCCTGTTCAGCAGCGCGCCTGAAGACACAGTCATTCTGCAGCAGGCCGACGTGACCCTGATGGCGCTGGGGGTCACGCATATTGGTGGCACACCCGCCAGAACCCTCCTTCAGGACGGCGGCACCCTCACCCTGCAGAGCGTGCTGCTCAGCGGCGCGGTTCGCGACAGTGACGCTGCCGAATACGGTAGTGGGCTATGGGTCAAAGGCGGCGGTGAGGCCGAGATTGACCGCGCGACCTTTACCGACAATGCCTTCGGGCTGTATGTCACCGACACCAGCACGGTGCAGGTACATGCGTCGAGTTTCACCGCCAACCGCGAAGGAGGTCTACTCTTCAAGGATGACAGCAGCGGTGAAGTGACCACCAGCGCCATTGAGGGGAATCTGGCGCACGGCGTCCATGTGTTCGGGGCGGCGTCACCGTCGTTTACGGAAAATCAGATCCGTCGTAACCGTGGACGGGGCATGACCGTGTATGGCGAGGGTACGCCCACTGTTACGCGAAATACGTTCGAGGAAAATGGCCTGCAGGGAATCGGCGTGCAGGACACAGCCGAGCCTATCATGATCAAAAACACCATCCAGGGCAACAAGGAGAGTGGCATCACCTACTTCGACAACTCAGGCGGCGTGGCGCAGAACAACACGATTCAGGCCAACCTGACAGCCGGCGTCCGAGTAACCCAGTATGCGGCGCCCACCCTGGACGGCAACACCATCACCCGCAATAAGGAAAACGGCATTGGTTACTCCGATTTCGCTTCTGGCGACGCGACTGGAAATACCATCACCAATAATGAAAAACCGGGGATCTCTGCATGGGGCGATGCATTGCCTCTCCTCCAGAACAACGTGGTGGCGGATAACCGGCAAAGCGGCATTATCATGGCCGAACGCAGTACCGGGCGAGTGGTCGGCAATGAAATCACCGGTAACCTGCTTTACGGGTTAATCGTGACTGGCCAGGCTGCCCCTGAGGTGGTGCAAAACACTGTTACAGGCAACCGGAAAGGCGGCATTTTCTACAAACAGCAAGCGGCAGGTTCTGGCTACGGCAACAGCTGCTATGACAACGGTGGCGGTGATCTGCTCGCAGAGCTTGATCAGGACAATGAGGGCCCTGAATTCAGTCAGGACGGCTGCAGCGTGTCTTATTGA